The Methylomicrobium agile genome has a segment encoding these proteins:
- a CDS encoding non-heme iron oxygenase ferredoxin subunit encodes MTEWVDVCGQNALADGENVVVEVDGTDVAVFRIEGCYYAIEDACTHDGAEIASGELDGDQIICPRHGARFCVKTGAVLSPPAYEDIHAFPLRIENGKVQVRDDRWD; translated from the coding sequence ATGACGGAATGGGTTGATGTTTGCGGTCAGAATGCCCTGGCTGACGGCGAAAATGTAGTTGTCGAGGTCGACGGCACCGATGTCGCGGTGTTCCGGATCGAGGGGTGCTATTACGCGATCGAAGACGCCTGCACGCACGACGGGGCGGAAATCGCCAGCGGCGAACTGGACGGCGACCAGATCATTTGTCCCCGCCACGGCGCGAGATTTTGCGTGAAGACCGGCGCGGTGCTGTCTCCGCCGGCTTACGAGGATATTCATGCCTTCCCGTTACGGATCGAGAACGGGAAAGTTCAGGTCCGGGACGACCGTTGGGATTGA
- a CDS encoding YdcH family protein — protein sequence MLNEKHHLSIEFPEFREQIHLLKTTDPEFEKLHREYDELNDEIRRTELEIEAHSDEFLENLKKRRVQMKDTLYGMLQKAAEKSVES from the coding sequence ATGCTAAACGAAAAGCATCATTTGTCGATCGAATTCCCCGAATTCCGCGAGCAGATCCATCTCCTGAAGACGACTGATCCGGAGTTTGAAAAACTCCATCGGGAATACGACGAGCTTAACGACGAAATCCGCCGTACCGAGCTCGAAATCGAGGCGCATTCGGACGAGTTTCTGGAGAATCTGAAAAAGCGCCGCGTGCAGATGAAAGATACGCTGTACGGCATGTTGCAAAAGGCCGCCGAAAAATCGGTAGAGAGCTGA
- a CDS encoding DUF423 domain-containing protein → MQSSFLFFGALGALVGVGMGAFGAHGLKNMISPEMLTVYQTGVSYQMWHALGLIGIALIRRNEPESKLLNWAGWLMLTGIVLFSGSLYLLAIMGLKELGMVTPFGGVSFLLAWLLLAVYATKKAPASRYSSRSR, encoded by the coding sequence ATGCAATCGAGTTTTTTATTTTTTGGCGCGCTCGGCGCCTTGGTCGGCGTAGGCATGGGCGCGTTCGGCGCGCACGGCCTGAAAAATATGATCAGCCCGGAAATGCTGACGGTCTACCAGACCGGCGTCAGCTACCAGATGTGGCATGCGCTGGGGTTGATCGGAATCGCCCTGATCCGCCGGAACGAGCCCGAATCCAAACTCTTGAACTGGGCCGGCTGGCTGATGCTGACCGGCATCGTGCTGTTCTCGGGCAGCCTGTACCTGCTCGCGATCATGGGTTTGAAGGAACTCGGAATGGTTACCCCGTTCGGCGGCGTCAGTTTTTTGCTAGCCTGGCTATTGCTGGCCGTTTACGCCACCAAGAAAGCGCCGGCCAGCAGGTATTCCTCACGCTCCCGCTGA
- the moaB gene encoding molybdenum cofactor biosynthesis protein B, with translation MTNTFIPLNIAVLVVSDTRTEADDISGKTLAERAVAAGHHIIEKKIVPDDIYRIRAIVSQWIADEQVNVVLATGGTGVTGRDGTPEAVRPLLDKVLDGFGETFRMLSYQDIKTSTIQSRALAGVANGTYLFCLPGSSGACRTAWDHLIKDQLDFRTQPCNLVQLMPRLVEI, from the coding sequence ATGACGAACACTTTCATCCCTTTAAATATCGCGGTATTGGTCGTCTCCGATACGCGTACCGAAGCCGACGACATTTCCGGCAAAACGCTGGCCGAACGCGCGGTGGCCGCCGGCCATCACATCATCGAAAAAAAAATCGTGCCCGACGACATCTACCGGATACGAGCAATCGTCTCGCAATGGATTGCCGATGAGCAGGTGAATGTGGTCCTCGCCACCGGCGGCACCGGGGTAACCGGCCGCGACGGCACGCCCGAAGCGGTCAGGCCGCTGCTCGACAAAGTGCTCGACGGCTTCGGCGAAACCTTCCGGATGCTGTCCTACCAGGACATCAAGACCTCGACGATCCAGTCGCGCGCGCTCGCCGGCGTCGCGAACGGCACGTATCTCTTTTGCCTGCCCGGTTCGTCCGGGGCCTGCCGCACCGCCTGGGATCATCTGATCAAAGATCAGCTCGACTTCCGCACCCAACCCTGCAACCTCGTTCAACTGATGCCAAGACTTGTGGAAATCTGA
- a CDS encoding DegQ family serine endoprotease, protein MRKKFAKQYAIPLLLTASLGISTPATAGLPAFLGGQSVPSLAPMLEKSMPAVVNISTTTNIEVAENPLLQDPFFRHFFNLPNQSPRQQQKNSLGSGVIIDSDKGYVLTNNHVIDKADKIMVTLSDGRQLDARLVGADPEADVAVVQIQGDNLTELPMADSSQLRVGDFVVAIGNPFGLGQTVTSGIISALGRSGLGIEGYEDFIQTDASINPGNSGGALVNLNGEFIGMNTAILAPSGGNVGIGFAIPSNMVASLMDSLVKHGEVRRGLLGVTTQDLTPDLVKAFNLTNHQGAVISRIESNSAAAKAGLEPGDVIVAANGKPIRNSHEIRNIIGLMQIGDEVNIEFYRGNEKKQATATIGKPERPHLNGEKLHPTLKGTILGATSKDQVEGILIEKINTASYAWRVGLRPGDVIVTANRYRVHSLDELKQAADPESPLMINIQRGQEGFFVVLR, encoded by the coding sequence ATGAGAAAAAAATTTGCAAAACAGTACGCGATACCGCTTCTTTTAACGGCCAGCCTTGGAATCAGCACTCCCGCGACAGCCGGACTACCGGCTTTCCTGGGCGGTCAGAGCGTGCCTTCGCTGGCGCCGATGCTGGAAAAAAGCATGCCTGCCGTGGTCAATATTTCGACCACCACCAATATCGAGGTCGCGGAAAACCCTTTGCTGCAAGACCCTTTTTTCCGGCATTTTTTCAATCTGCCCAACCAATCGCCGCGCCAGCAGCAAAAAAACAGCCTCGGTTCCGGCGTCATTATCGACAGCGACAAAGGCTACGTGCTGACCAATAACCATGTGATCGACAAAGCGGACAAGATCATGGTCACCCTGAGCGACGGCCGCCAGCTCGACGCCCGCCTGGTCGGCGCCGATCCGGAAGCCGATGTGGCGGTCGTCCAGATTCAGGGCGACAATCTGACCGAATTGCCGATGGCCGATTCGAGCCAGCTGAGAGTCGGCGATTTCGTGGTCGCGATCGGCAACCCGTTCGGCCTCGGCCAGACGGTCACCTCGGGAATCATCAGCGCGCTGGGGCGCTCGGGACTGGGCATCGAAGGCTATGAAGACTTCATTCAGACCGACGCCTCGATCAACCCCGGCAACTCGGGCGGCGCACTCGTCAACCTGAACGGCGAATTTATCGGGATGAATACCGCGATCCTGGCGCCGAGCGGCGGCAATGTCGGGATCGGCTTCGCGATTCCGTCGAACATGGTCGCGAGCCTCATGGATTCCCTGGTCAAACACGGCGAAGTGCGCCGCGGACTGCTCGGCGTCACGACGCAGGACCTGACGCCCGACCTGGTCAAGGCCTTCAATCTGACCAATCACCAAGGGGCGGTGATCAGCCGGATCGAAAGCAATTCGGCCGCCGCCAAAGCCGGCCTGGAACCGGGCGACGTGATCGTTGCGGCCAACGGCAAGCCGATCCGAAACAGTCATGAAATCCGCAACATCATCGGTCTGATGCAGATCGGCGACGAGGTGAACATCGAGTTCTACCGCGGCAACGAAAAAAAACAGGCCACTGCCACCATCGGCAAGCCCGAACGCCCGCATTTGAACGGCGAGAAACTGCATCCGACCCTGAAAGGCACGATTCTGGGTGCCACCTCGAAGGACCAGGTCGAAGGCATTCTGATCGAGAAGATCAATACCGCTTCCTACGCTTGGCGTGTCGGCCTCAGGCCCGGCGACGTGATCGTGACCGCCAACCGTTACCGCGTGCACAGCCTGGACGAGCTGAAACAGGCCGCCGATCCGGAGTCGCCGTTGATGATCAATATTCAGCGCGGCCAGGAAGGCTTCTTCGTCGTCTTGCGGTAA
- a CDS encoding cyclic nucleotide-binding domain-containing protein: MRIRKLVPLATLPGPLFNDLCNEITVEEIRDALLFKKGDTENDLFYLLEGEVVLQAEGLVIEVVSSAHESAKFALAHQLPRKIDAFAKGVVRFVRVDAEKANNPPALEYKEESEMVVVEEEIDENSDDWMTILLKLPIFQRLPPANLQKILLALEEVAVVKGEVIIEQGAEGDYFYFLKSGQCEISRKPTPISKSIRLAVLEKGEIFGEDALISGAPRTVSVTALTDVTVLRLDKNRFVALIKKPSLVFVGYEEMAALRDEGGAVLDLRPLDEFERGHIEGSVNVQFFSLRMQLKSLNRDKPVIVVCRNGRISEAGAFFLLKHRFKAFILKGGMESVAEASKEDSAESRNETKADAPPQVEEGTPMPEERDAGPDEQLLKLKKENEMLRRTVKQLNDRCSELDEEKKRIEDRFTTLSRHFEQLKHMLRKLKNDA, from the coding sequence TTGCGCATTCGAAAACTGGTTCCTTTGGCGACCTTGCCGGGGCCGTTGTTCAATGACTTGTGCAATGAAATCACGGTAGAAGAAATCAGGGATGCTTTGCTGTTTAAAAAAGGCGATACCGAAAACGATTTATTCTACCTGCTTGAAGGCGAAGTGGTGCTGCAGGCGGAAGGTTTGGTCATCGAAGTGGTTTCGTCCGCACACGAGTCCGCCAAGTTTGCCCTGGCGCATCAATTGCCGAGAAAGATCGATGCGTTCGCCAAGGGCGTCGTCCGGTTCGTCAGGGTGGATGCGGAAAAGGCCAACAATCCTCCGGCGCTGGAATATAAGGAAGAGAGCGAAATGGTGGTGGTTGAAGAGGAAATTGACGAAAACTCCGATGACTGGATGACGATACTGCTGAAATTACCGATTTTTCAGCGGTTGCCTCCGGCTAATCTGCAGAAAATCCTGCTTGCCTTGGAAGAGGTGGCGGTGGTCAAGGGAGAGGTGATTATCGAACAGGGTGCCGAGGGGGATTACTTTTATTTTTTGAAAAGCGGCCAATGCGAGATTTCGCGGAAGCCGACGCCGATCTCGAAATCCATTCGGCTTGCCGTGCTCGAAAAGGGCGAGATTTTCGGCGAGGATGCATTGATTAGCGGTGCGCCGCGGACGGTTTCGGTGACTGCCTTGACCGATGTGACCGTATTGCGTCTGGACAAGAACCGGTTCGTCGCCCTGATCAAAAAGCCTTCTTTGGTTTTCGTCGGCTACGAGGAAATGGCGGCGCTGCGGGATGAGGGCGGTGCCGTGCTGGATCTTCGGCCGTTGGATGAATTCGAGCGGGGTCATATCGAAGGCAGCGTCAATGTGCAGTTTTTTTCCTTAAGGATGCAGCTTAAAAGTTTGAATCGGGACAAACCGGTAATCGTGGTGTGCCGTAACGGGCGCATCAGCGAGGCGGGGGCTTTTTTTCTGCTGAAGCACCGGTTCAAGGCATTCATCCTGAAAGGAGGGATGGAATCCGTAGCCGAAGCGTCTAAGGAAGACTCAGCCGAGAGCCGGAACGAGACGAAGGCCGATGCGCCGCCTCAAGTAGAGGAAGGCACTCCGATGCCGGAGGAACGGGATGCCGGTCCTGATGAGCAGCTTCTAAAGCTCAAAAAGGAAAATGAAATGTTGCGCCGTACGGTCAAGCAGCTGAACGACAGATGCAGCGAACTGGATGAGGAAAAGAAACGGATCGAAGATCGTTTCACGACGCTGTCCAGGCATTTCGAGCAATTAAAACACATGCTCCGGAAACTCAAAAACGACGCCTAA
- the rpmG gene encoding 50S ribosomal protein L33, which translates to MRDKIKLVSTEGTGHFYTTTKNKRTMPEKMEIKKFDPVVRKHVIYKEAKIK; encoded by the coding sequence ATGCGCGATAAAATCAAATTGGTTTCTACCGAAGGCACCGGTCATTTCTATACCACGACCAAAAACAAGAGAACGATGCCCGAAAAGATGGAAATCAAAAAATTCGATCCGGTGGTCCGCAAGCACGTGATCTACAAAGAAGCGAAAATCAAATAA
- the rpmB gene encoding 50S ribosomal protein L28, whose protein sequence is MSRVCQVTGKHPVTGNNVSHANNKTNRRFLPNLQHHRFWVESENRWVRLRISAKGMRIIDKKGIDAVLADLRGRGEKV, encoded by the coding sequence ATGTCCAGAGTCTGTCAAGTAACCGGCAAACACCCGGTTACCGGAAACAACGTTTCCCACGCAAACAACAAAACCAACCGCCGTTTTTTGCCTAATCTGCAGCATCACAGATTCTGGGTGGAAAGCGAAAACCGCTGGGTTCGCCTGAGAATTTCGGCCAAAGGCATGCGGATCATCGATAAAAAAGGCATCGACGCGGTATTGGCCGACCTGCGCGGCCGCGGCGAGAAAGTGTAA
- the gshB gene encoding glutathione synthase, with amino-acid sequence MSIKLGMVMDSIQKINIKKDTSFAMLLEAQARGWELHYMELNDLYLRNGRAYARTRTLTVQRDPQRWFEFHLERDIPLDQLDVILMRKDPPFDQEYIYATYLLERAENLGVYVVNKPQSLRDANEKLFTAWFPQCCAETLVAREPERIRHFLYEQEEIILKPLDGMGGTSIFRLRRGDPNLSVILEMMTRYNTRYVMAQKYLPEIVDGDKRILLVNGEAVPYALARIPAPGETRGNLAAGGRAEGRPLTERDRWIAGQVGPTLREKGLVFAGIDVIGDTLTEINVTSPTCVQELDREFGLNIAGMLMDHIENAIA; translated from the coding sequence ATGTCTATCAAGCTCGGCATGGTGATGGATTCCATCCAGAAGATCAATATCAAAAAAGACACCAGCTTTGCGATGCTGCTCGAAGCGCAGGCCAGGGGCTGGGAGCTTCACTACATGGAATTGAACGATCTTTACCTGCGCAACGGCCGGGCTTATGCGCGAACCCGTACGCTGACCGTGCAGCGGGATCCGCAGCGGTGGTTCGAATTCCATCTCGAACGGGATATACCGCTGGACCAGCTCGACGTGATCCTGATGCGCAAGGACCCGCCATTCGACCAGGAGTACATCTATGCCACCTACCTGCTGGAACGTGCGGAAAATTTGGGGGTCTATGTCGTGAACAAACCGCAATCGCTACGTGATGCGAACGAGAAGTTGTTCACGGCCTGGTTTCCGCAATGCTGCGCCGAAACCTTGGTGGCGAGAGAGCCCGAACGGATTCGCCATTTTCTGTACGAGCAGGAGGAAATTATTCTGAAACCGCTGGACGGCATGGGCGGCACTTCCATATTTCGCTTGCGCCGGGGCGACCCCAACCTGAGCGTGATACTGGAAATGATGACGCGATATAATACCCGCTATGTGATGGCGCAAAAATACCTACCCGAAATCGTCGACGGCGACAAGCGCATTTTACTGGTCAACGGCGAAGCGGTGCCGTATGCGCTGGCGCGGATTCCGGCGCCCGGCGAAACGCGCGGCAATCTTGCGGCCGGCGGCCGCGCCGAGGGCCGGCCATTGACCGAACGCGATAGGTGGATCGCCGGACAGGTGGGTCCGACTTTGCGGGAGAAAGGCCTGGTTTTCGCCGGCATCGACGTGATCGGCGACACCCTGACCGAAATCAACGTGACCAGCCCGACCTGCGTGCAGGAGCTGGACCGCGAATTCGGGCTGAATATCGCCGGCATGCTGATGGACCATATCGAGAATGCAATCGCCTGA
- a CDS encoding TonB family protein, with amino-acid sequence MQSPEMTSRTLFAPTVSSGNDTILVFLFVAAALHILLILGVDFSAPKPEEFKRSIEITLVDTPARKAPKQAKMLAQENQVGAGQQDIKPKPQARKIANEGNTPQSKHLARAEPEPQQSHPRPKVQKKVLTQQKAEKKAAEADVQPAPEKRPAVEQRRHPILTAEALQEQITQLGTEIRDSQLSGEQSKIKFVSMVSAHKYLAAQYLKDWEDKVERMGNRNYPEVASKRNFSATLTMDVGINADGSIYSIRINKSSGIPELDEAAKNIVRMSAPFAPLPQDLLKELSVLVITRVWKFSDESGITTR; translated from the coding sequence ATGCAATCGCCTGAAATGACGAGCCGCACCTTGTTCGCGCCCACGGTATCATCGGGTAACGATACGATTCTGGTTTTTTTGTTCGTCGCGGCGGCCCTGCATATCCTGCTTATTTTGGGGGTTGATTTTTCGGCTCCGAAACCCGAAGAATTCAAACGTTCGATCGAGATTACGCTGGTCGATACGCCGGCCAGGAAAGCGCCCAAACAGGCGAAAATGTTGGCGCAGGAAAATCAGGTCGGGGCCGGGCAACAGGACATCAAACCGAAGCCGCAAGCCCGGAAAATCGCGAATGAGGGCAATACCCCCCAAAGCAAGCATCTGGCAAGGGCCGAGCCGGAACCGCAGCAGAGTCATCCCAGGCCCAAGGTCCAGAAAAAAGTTTTGACCCAGCAGAAGGCCGAGAAAAAAGCCGCCGAGGCGGACGTGCAACCGGCGCCCGAGAAACGGCCTGCCGTCGAGCAGCGCCGTCATCCGATTCTGACGGCGGAGGCGCTGCAGGAACAGATCACTCAACTGGGCACCGAAATCCGCGACAGCCAGCTGAGCGGCGAGCAAAGCAAGATCAAGTTCGTCAGCATGGTCAGTGCGCATAAATATCTGGCGGCGCAGTACCTGAAAGACTGGGAAGACAAGGTCGAAAGGATGGGAAACCGCAATTATCCCGAAGTCGCTTCGAAACGGAATTTTTCGGCTACTTTGACAATGGATGTAGGCATCAATGCCGACGGCAGCATCTACAGCATCCGGATCAACAAATCCTCGGGGATTCCGGAGCTGGACGAAGCGGCCAAGAATATCGTTCGGATGAGCGCCCCTTTCGCCCCTTTGCCCCAAGATTTGTTGAAGGAGTTGAGTGTGCTGGTGATTACCCGGGTATGGAAATTCTCCGATGAGTCGGGCATTACGACGCGTTGA
- a CDS encoding YqgE/AlgH family protein has product MNEATYLNNQFIIAMPNLADPNFFHTVTYMCQHNQEGALGIVINRSTGMKLSEIFKQMDIRVTSEEAAEAPIFAGGPVQQDRGFVVHTACGQWDATLPVSDTISLTTSRDVIEAIAVGEGPEHYLVALGYAGWGEGQLEREIKENAWLNSPFGTKVLFDLPINMRWTAAAGQIGIDINQLTMPAGHG; this is encoded by the coding sequence ATGAACGAAGCAACTTATTTGAACAATCAATTCATCATCGCGATGCCGAATCTGGCCGATCCCAATTTTTTTCATACCGTCACTTACATGTGTCAGCATAATCAGGAAGGCGCTTTGGGCATCGTGATCAACCGTTCGACCGGAATGAAGCTCAGCGAAATCTTCAAGCAGATGGATATCCGCGTGACTTCCGAAGAGGCCGCCGAGGCGCCGATCTTCGCGGGCGGGCCGGTGCAGCAGGACCGCGGCTTCGTCGTGCATACGGCCTGTGGGCAGTGGGACGCGACGCTGCCGGTTTCCGATACGATTTCGCTGACCACTTCGCGCGATGTGATCGAGGCGATTGCGGTCGGCGAAGGGCCGGAACACTATCTGGTCGCGCTCGGTTATGCCGGCTGGGGCGAAGGCCAGTTGGAAAGGGAAATCAAGGAAAATGCCTGGCTCAATTCGCCGTTCGGCACCAAGGTCTTATTCGACCTGCCGATCAATATGCGCTGGACGGCCGCGGCCGGGCAGATCGGCATCGACATCAACCAGCTGACCATGCCGGCTGGACATGGCTGA
- the ruvX gene encoding Holliday junction resolvase RuvX has protein sequence MAEDLSRLPGNTKTSERRDPLASKSAGDTFLGFDFGIKKIGVAVGQTATLTASPLRTLRAANQQPNWQGIAELIRAWHPVGLVVGISRQADGSDNPVTPRMLKFCRQLEGRFGLPVYRQDETLSTFEAKQLLFDEVSVKAKKLWEVQDQLAAQLILQTWLNSHSHRENES, from the coding sequence ATGGCTGAGGATTTATCCAGGCTTCCCGGCAACACGAAGACTTCCGAACGCAGGGACCCGCTGGCATCGAAAAGCGCCGGCGATACCTTTCTCGGCTTCGACTTCGGCATCAAGAAGATCGGCGTGGCGGTCGGACAAACGGCCACGCTGACCGCAAGCCCGCTGCGGACGCTCAGGGCGGCCAACCAACAGCCGAACTGGCAGGGAATTGCCGAACTGATCCGGGCATGGCATCCGGTGGGGCTGGTCGTTGGCATTTCGCGGCAGGCGGACGGAAGCGACAATCCGGTCACGCCGCGCATGCTAAAATTCTGCCGGCAGCTGGAAGGCCGCTTCGGCCTGCCCGTTTACCGGCAGGACGAAACCTTGTCGACCTTCGAGGCGAAACAGCTGCTGTTCGACGAGGTGAGCGTGAAGGCTAAGAAACTCTGGGAAGTCCAGGACCAGCTGGCCGCGCAGCTTATTTTGCAAACCTGGCTCAATAGCCATAGCCATCGAGAAAATGAATCCTAA
- the pyrR gene encoding bifunctional pyr operon transcriptional regulator/uracil phosphoribosyltransferase PyrR produces MNPNHIDIPELIDRLADQLESLIADRKLNNPLMVGIRTGGVWIAERLHRKLHIQEPLGLLDISFYRDDFSQIGMNPRVKPNQLPTQLEGRDIILVDDVFYTGRTIRAALNEIFDYGRPNQVVLAVLIKRDGKQIPIAPDCVGSRIELNPGQRIKLTGPEPLGVHIECAKGAA; encoded by the coding sequence ATGAATCCTAACCATATCGATATCCCGGAGCTGATCGACCGCCTGGCCGACCAGCTTGAATCCCTTATTGCCGACCGTAAATTGAATAATCCCCTGATGGTTGGGATACGCACCGGCGGCGTCTGGATCGCCGAGCGCCTGCACAGGAAACTCCACATTCAGGAGCCTTTGGGACTCCTCGACATTTCCTTCTACCGCGACGATTTTTCGCAGATCGGGATGAACCCGAGGGTGAAGCCGAACCAGTTGCCCACTCAGCTCGAAGGCCGCGACATCATTCTGGTCGACGACGTGTTTTACACCGGCCGCACCATTCGCGCGGCGTTGAACGAGATTTTCGATTACGGACGGCCGAACCAGGTCGTGCTGGCGGTGCTGATCAAGCGCGACGGCAAGCAGATTCCGATCGCGCCGGATTGCGTCGGGAGCCGGATCGAACTGAATCCGGGCCAGCGCATCAAGCTGACCGGTCCCGAACCGTTGGGCGTGCATATCGAGTGTGCCAAAGGAGCCGCTTGA
- a CDS encoding aspartate carbamoyltransferase catalytic subunit — translation MAGNLQLTPEGKLKHFLTIEGLDKSLLTEILDMAESFAGMSDQQVKKVPILRGKTIVNLFFENSTRTRTTFELAAKRLSADVLSINIATSATSKGESLLDTIRNLEAMFVDMFVVRHALSGAAHFIAQQAAPHIGVINAGDGQHAHPTQAMLDMFTIRRIKKDFAPLKVAIIGDILHSRVARSEIIALNTLGAAEVRVIAPKTLLPAYVETLGVKVFHDLKNGLNDVDVVMMLRLQKERMSSALLPSESEYFKCFGLTGDKLKYAKPDAIVMHPGPINRGVEIDSKVADGPQSVILQQVSNGIAVRMAVMAMVMHPHGVSV, via the coding sequence ATGGCCGGCAATCTGCAACTGACCCCGGAAGGCAAGCTGAAGCATTTTCTGACAATCGAGGGGCTGGACAAATCGCTGTTGACCGAAATTCTCGACATGGCCGAGTCGTTCGCCGGCATGTCCGACCAGCAGGTCAAGAAAGTGCCGATCCTGCGCGGCAAGACGATCGTGAACCTGTTCTTCGAAAACAGCACGCGCACCCGGACCACGTTCGAACTGGCGGCCAAGCGCCTGTCGGCCGACGTGCTCAGCATCAACATCGCGACTTCGGCCACTTCGAAAGGCGAAAGCCTGCTCGATACGATTCGCAATCTGGAGGCGATGTTCGTCGACATGTTCGTCGTCCGCCATGCGCTGAGCGGCGCGGCTCATTTCATTGCCCAACAGGCCGCGCCGCACATCGGCGTGATCAATGCCGGCGACGGCCAGCATGCGCATCCGACCCAGGCGATGCTGGACATGTTCACGATTCGCCGGATCAAGAAAGATTTCGCGCCGCTGAAGGTCGCGATCATCGGCGACATCCTGCATTCGCGGGTCGCCCGTTCCGAAATCATCGCCCTGAACACGCTGGGCGCCGCCGAGGTCCGGGTGATTGCGCCCAAAACTTTGCTGCCGGCCTATGTCGAGACGCTGGGCGTGAAAGTGTTCCACGACCTGAAAAACGGTCTGAACGATGTGGACGTGGTGATGATGCTGCGCCTGCAGAAAGAAAGGATGAGTTCGGCCCTGCTGCCCAGCGAAAGCGAATATTTCAAATGTTTCGGCCTGACCGGGGACAAATTGAAATACGCGAAGCCCGATGCGATCGTGATGCATCCGGGGCCGATCAACCGCGGCGTGGAGATCGACTCGAAGGTCGCCGACGGCCCGCAGTCGGTGATATTGCAACAGGTCAGCAACGGTATCGCGGTGCGGATGGCGGTGATGGCGATGGTGATGCATCCGCACGGAGTCAGCGTATGA
- a CDS encoding dihydroorotase: MNKIQITGGRLVDPTNGIDRTGGVYIADGKILSVAARPDGFDADFTLDAAGQIVCPGFIDLSARLREPGQSRKGTFKSETRAAASAGFTTLCLQPDTVPVIDTPAVAELVRELAEKAGYPQIHPIAALTQKLDGTELSSMLSLQRAGCIAVGHANRPVKNLLILRRAMEYAASHDLLLMFRPNDFWLGNNGCAHEGVLATRYGLPSIPEAAETIALAQCLELAELTGCRVHFGQLSCKRSVLKIRQARNDGLRVTADVAMHQLHLTENDMIPFDSAYHVLPPLRTEADRQYLRTGLAAGTIDAIVSDHQPHDLDAKLGAFPETEPGISALETVLPLLLKLADDGALTLSEGIAALTSKPAQILGLGRGALTPGLQADVCIFDPASVWTIDEANWKSQGVNTPFWGQTMKGRVTHTLQAGRLIHSPA, encoded by the coding sequence ATGAACAAGATACAGATTACGGGCGGACGCCTGGTCGATCCGACCAACGGCATCGACCGGACCGGCGGCGTTTACATTGCGGACGGCAAGATCCTTTCGGTTGCCGCCAGGCCGGACGGTTTCGACGCGGACTTTACCCTCGACGCGGCCGGACAAATCGTCTGTCCCGGCTTCATCGATCTGAGCGCCCGTTTGCGCGAGCCGGGACAAAGCCGCAAGGGAACATTCAAGAGCGAAACCCGCGCGGCGGCCAGTGCCGGCTTTACGACCCTGTGCCTGCAGCCGGATACGGTGCCGGTGATCGATACGCCGGCCGTTGCGGAGCTGGTACGGGAACTGGCCGAAAAAGCCGGCTATCCGCAGATCCATCCGATCGCCGCGCTGACGCAAAAGCTCGACGGGACCGAACTCAGCTCGATGCTGTCTTTGCAGCGGGCCGGCTGTATCGCGGTCGGGCATGCGAACCGGCCGGTCAAAAACCTGCTGATCCTGCGGCGGGCGATGGAATATGCGGCAAGCCACGATTTGCTGCTGATGTTTCGGCCCAACGATTTCTGGCTCGGCAACAACGGCTGCGCGCACGAAGGCGTGTTGGCGACCCGCTACGGTCTGCCGAGCATACCGGAGGCGGCCGAAACGATCGCGCTGGCGCAGTGCCTCGAACTGGCCGAACTGACCGGCTGCCGGGTCCATTTCGGGCAGCTCAGCTGCAAGCGTTCGGTGCTCAAGATCCGGCAGGCCAGGAACGACGGCTTGCGGGTTACCGCCGACGTGGCGATGCATCAGCTGCATCTGACCGAAAACGACATGATCCCGTTCGACAGCGCCTACCATGTGCTGCCGCCGCTCCGTACCGAGGCCGACAGGCAGTATTTGCGGACGGGCCTGGCGGCCGGCACGATCGACGCGATCGTTTCGGATCATCAGCCGCACGATCTCGACGCCAAACTCGGCGCCTTCCCGGAAACCGAGCCGGGCATTTCCGCGTTGGAAACGGTACTGCCGCTGTTGCTCAAACTGGCCGACGACGGTGCGCTGACCCTGTCCGAAGGCATCGCGGCGCTGACCTCGAAGCCGGCGCAGATACTGGGCCTCGGGCGCGGCGCGCTGACGCCGGGCCTGCAGGCCGATGTCTGCATCTTCGATCCGGCTTCAGTCTGGACAATCGATGAAGCCAACTGGAAAAGCCAGGGCGTCAATACGCCGTTCTGGGGGCAGACGATGAAAGGCCGGGTCACTCATACCCTGCAGGCTGGACGGTTGATCCATTCGCCGGCTTAG